The following proteins are encoded in a genomic region of Pseudomonas sp. Os17:
- the exaC gene encoding acetaldehyde dehydrogenase ExaC, giving the protein MRYAHPGTEGAIVSFKSKYGNYINGEFVAPIKGQYFTNTSPVNGQPIAEFPRSTAEDIDKALDAAHAAADAWGATSVQARSLILLKIADRIEQNLELLAITETWDNGKAVRETLNADIPLAADHFRYFAGCLRAQEGSAAEIDGNTVAYHIHEPLGVVGQIIPWNFPILMAAWKLAPALAAGNCVVLKPAEQTPLGITVLMEVIGDLLPPGVLNVVQGFGREAGEALATSKRIAKIAFTGSTPVGSHIMKCAAENIIPSTVELGGKSPNIFFEDIMQAEPKFIEKAAEGLVLAFFNQGEVCTCPSRALVQESIYDEFMQVVMKKIEQIKRGDPLDTDTMVGAQASEQQFDKILSYLDIAKNEGAQLLTGGKVEKLEGDLSSGYYIQPTLLKGTNKMRVFQEEIFGPVVSVTTFKDEAEALAIANDTEFGLGAGVWTRDINRAYRMGRGIKAGRVWTNCYHLYPAHAAFGGYKKSGVGRETHKMMLDHYQQTKNLLVSYDINPLGFF; this is encoded by the coding sequence ATGCGTTACGCACACCCCGGTACTGAAGGCGCCATCGTTTCGTTCAAGAGCAAATACGGTAACTACATCAACGGCGAATTCGTCGCGCCGATCAAAGGCCAGTACTTCACCAACACGTCGCCGGTCAATGGCCAGCCGATTGCCGAATTCCCCCGCTCCACTGCCGAAGACATCGACAAGGCGCTGGACGCCGCCCATGCCGCCGCCGATGCCTGGGGCGCCACCTCGGTGCAGGCCCGCTCGCTGATCCTGCTGAAGATCGCCGACCGCATCGAACAGAACCTCGAACTGCTGGCCATCACCGAAACCTGGGACAACGGCAAGGCCGTGCGCGAGACCCTGAACGCCGACATCCCGCTGGCCGCCGACCACTTCCGCTACTTCGCCGGTTGCCTGCGGGCCCAGGAAGGCAGCGCCGCGGAAATCGACGGCAACACCGTGGCCTACCACATCCATGAGCCCCTGGGCGTGGTCGGACAGATCATCCCGTGGAACTTCCCGATCCTGATGGCCGCCTGGAAACTCGCCCCGGCCCTGGCCGCCGGCAACTGCGTGGTGCTCAAGCCCGCCGAGCAGACGCCGCTGGGCATCACCGTACTGATGGAAGTGATCGGCGACCTGCTGCCACCGGGCGTGCTCAATGTGGTGCAAGGTTTCGGCCGCGAAGCCGGCGAGGCCCTGGCCACCAGCAAGCGCATCGCCAAGATCGCCTTCACCGGCTCGACCCCGGTGGGCTCGCACATCATGAAATGCGCCGCCGAGAACATCATTCCGTCCACCGTGGAACTGGGCGGCAAGTCGCCGAACATCTTCTTCGAAGACATCATGCAGGCCGAACCCAAGTTCATCGAAAAGGCCGCCGAAGGCCTGGTGCTGGCGTTCTTCAACCAGGGTGAAGTCTGCACCTGCCCGTCCCGCGCCCTGGTGCAGGAGTCGATCTACGACGAATTCATGCAAGTGGTGATGAAGAAGATCGAACAGATCAAGCGCGGTGACCCGCTGGACACCGACACCATGGTCGGCGCCCAGGCGTCCGAGCAGCAGTTCGACAAGATCCTCTCCTACCTCGACATTGCCAAGAACGAAGGCGCGCAGCTGCTCACCGGCGGCAAGGTGGAAAAACTCGAAGGCGACCTGTCCAGCGGCTACTACATCCAGCCGACCCTGCTCAAGGGCACCAACAAGATGCGCGTGTTCCAGGAGGAGATCTTTGGCCCGGTGGTCAGCGTCACCACCTTCAAGGACGAAGCCGAAGCCCTGGCGATTGCCAACGACACCGAGTTCGGCCTGGGTGCCGGGGTCTGGACCCGCGACATCAACCGCGCCTATCGCATGGGCCGCGGGATCAAGGCCGGCCGCGTGTGGACCAACTGCTACCACCTCTACCCGGCCCACGCCGCGTTCGGTGGCTACAAGAAGTCCGGCGTTGGCCGTGAAACCCACAAGATGATGCTCGACCACTACCAGCAGACCAAGAACCTGCTGGTGAGCTACGACATCAACCCACTGGGCTTCTTCTGA
- the eutH gene encoding ethanolamine utilization protein EutH — MDQIGNYVLYLIMLCAVLGAFAAIYDSERGLGKEFMEGIHATGYIFVPAAGIMASIPYLTVVIETVFGPFFNSLGADPALAATMIIASDMGGYQLASALAASKEALVMALITGFMGGATIVFSIPMGLAMLDKRDHKYMALGIMSGILTIPVGVMIASLILAFSNPVVRELVSTNGEASYQLALGLSSIFANLLPILIFVVALALGLRFLPDMMIKGFIIFGRAMDAAIKLVLVFSIVEYFTGAFSAVFGSWGFHPIIADAQDQTRALETAGYIGIMLAGAFPMVYLLRKYLGKPLENLGGKIGLSAVGSAGMLATIANILAMFRLVRLMPPKDKVVNIAFGVCAAFLLGDHLSFTANFQPTIILPVLIGKISAGFVAVGLAYWLSVPKALQLEAQDRAAGIIAPGEYLGGTALETPEPAGQKATA; from the coding sequence ATGGATCAGATCGGCAACTACGTGCTCTACCTCATCATGCTCTGCGCCGTACTCGGCGCCTTCGCCGCCATCTACGACAGCGAGCGGGGCCTGGGCAAAGAATTCATGGAAGGCATCCACGCCACCGGCTACATCTTCGTGCCGGCGGCGGGAATCATGGCTTCCATCCCCTATCTCACCGTGGTCATCGAAACCGTCTTCGGGCCGTTCTTCAACTCCCTGGGCGCCGACCCGGCCCTGGCAGCGACCATGATCATCGCCTCGGACATGGGCGGCTATCAGCTGGCCTCGGCCCTGGCCGCGAGCAAGGAAGCCCTGGTGATGGCGTTGATCACCGGCTTCATGGGCGGCGCCACCATCGTCTTCTCGATCCCCATGGGCCTGGCGATGCTCGACAAGCGCGACCACAAGTACATGGCCCTGGGGATCATGTCCGGCATCCTCACCATCCCTGTCGGGGTGATGATCGCCAGCCTGATCCTGGCCTTCAGCAACCCGGTAGTACGCGAACTGGTGAGCACCAACGGTGAAGCCAGCTACCAACTGGCCCTGGGCCTGAGCAGCATCTTCGCCAACCTGCTGCCGATCCTGATCTTCGTCGTGGCCCTGGCCCTGGGCCTGCGCTTTTTGCCGGACATGATGATCAAGGGCTTCATCATCTTCGGCCGCGCCATGGACGCGGCGATCAAGCTGGTGCTGGTGTTCTCCATCGTCGAGTACTTCACCGGGGCCTTCTCCGCGGTGTTCGGCAGCTGGGGCTTCCACCCGATCATCGCCGACGCCCAAGACCAGACCCGCGCCCTGGAAACCGCCGGCTACATCGGCATCATGCTGGCCGGTGCCTTCCCCATGGTCTACCTGCTGCGCAAATACCTGGGCAAGCCTTTGGAAAACCTCGGCGGCAAGATCGGCCTCAGCGCCGTGGGCAGTGCCGGCATGCTGGCGACCATCGCCAATATCCTCGCCATGTTCCGCCTGGTGCGCCTGATGCCGCCCAAGGACAAGGTGGTGAACATCGCCTTCGGGGTCTGCGCCGCTTTCCTGCTGGGGGACCACCTGTCGTTCACCGCCAACTTCCAGCCGACCATCATCCTGCCGGTGCTGATCGGCAAGATCAGCGCCGGTTTCGTCGCCGTCGGCCTGGCCTACTGGCTGTCGGTGCCCAAGGCGCTGCAACTGGAAGCCCAGGATCGGGCAGCGGGGATCATCGCCCCGGGCGAGTACCTGGGCGGCACCGCACTGGAAACTCCGGAGCCTGCGGGCCAGAAGGCCACGGCCTGA
- a CDS encoding ethanolamine ammonia-lyase reactivating factor EutA: protein MQAITGGTSVLLLGLDFGSTTSSALIAQASLSSHCVTGRMALNEPRVLFRGEPVFTPFKERIIDEAAIQGLIECWLEQAGVRPEQLFSAGVIITGLAARRHNAQALTRRVEQLIGNVLVSRADDGGLESWLAFMGSCSTLSRCHPGQPLLNLDIGGGTTNAAWGLDGNVLASGCHFIGARHLQFEPGGYRLSALSEFGRALLDHLQIHKTVGQPLDHPERDAVVSWYVDALVAIAEGDRTFFAGPLGQLTEQLPLILPEHNAHPALTFSGGVGELLYRHLQGEAMPGITYYGDLGIDLALAIARHPRLVRDAGHLQPENRGRATVYGLTLHNTEISGSTLFLPRPEVLPLKDLPIVARLPMNASRQQLDDALALALSSRDGACLQLLDSGQAPDLEEIRQLGALLCRALGAAQPEPQWPLVLLLESNVGKVLGNYATDWGRSSCNLIVIDEVRERSAHFINLGTPHRHIVPVAFYGVH from the coding sequence ATGCAAGCCATCACGGGCGGCACATCGGTGTTGCTGCTGGGGCTGGACTTCGGCTCCACCACCAGCAGCGCGCTGATCGCCCAGGCCAGCCTGAGCAGCCATTGCGTCACCGGACGCATGGCCCTCAACGAACCCCGGGTGCTGTTTCGCGGCGAGCCGGTGTTTACCCCGTTCAAGGAGCGGATCATCGATGAAGCGGCGATCCAGGGCCTGATCGAATGCTGGCTTGAGCAGGCCGGGGTGCGCCCGGAACAGCTGTTTTCCGCCGGCGTGATCATTACCGGCCTGGCGGCGCGGCGGCACAACGCCCAGGCCCTGACACGACGGGTGGAGCAACTGATCGGCAACGTACTGGTCTCCCGCGCCGACGACGGCGGGCTGGAGTCCTGGCTGGCGTTCATGGGCAGCTGTTCGACCCTGAGCCGCTGTCATCCGGGGCAACCGCTGCTCAACCTGGATATCGGCGGCGGCACCACCAACGCAGCCTGGGGCCTGGACGGCAATGTCCTGGCCAGCGGCTGCCACTTCATCGGCGCCCGGCACTTGCAGTTCGAACCGGGTGGTTATCGCCTCAGCGCGCTGTCGGAATTCGGCCGGGCGCTGCTCGATCACCTGCAGATCCACAAGACTGTTGGCCAGCCGCTCGACCACCCGGAGCGGGATGCGGTGGTCAGCTGGTACGTCGACGCCCTGGTCGCCATCGCCGAAGGTGATCGCACCTTCTTTGCCGGCCCGCTGGGGCAACTGACCGAGCAACTGCCGTTGATCCTCCCCGAACACAACGCCCACCCGGCCCTGACCTTTTCCGGTGGTGTGGGCGAACTGCTCTATCGCCACCTGCAAGGCGAAGCCATGCCGGGCATTACCTATTACGGCGACCTGGGCATCGATCTGGCCCTGGCCATCGCCCGCCACCCACGACTGGTCCGGGATGCCGGCCACCTGCAGCCGGAAAACCGCGGCCGGGCCACGGTCTACGGCCTGACCCTGCACAACACCGAAATCTCCGGCAGCACCCTGTTCCTGCCCCGGCCCGAAGTGCTGCCGCTCAAGGACCTGCCCATCGTCGCCCGCCTGCCGATGAACGCCTCACGGCAACAACTGGACGACGCCCTGGCCCTGGCCTTGAGCAGCCGCGACGGTGCCTGCCTGCAACTGCTCGATAGCGGCCAGGCGCCGGACCTGGAGGAAATCCGCCAACTGGGGGCCCTGCTGTGCCGGGCCCTGGGCGCCGCCCAGCCCGAACCTCAATGGCCGCTGGTGCTGTTGCTGGAAAGCAACGTCGGCAAGGTCCTGGGCAACTACGCCACGGATTGGGGGCGCAGTTCTTGCAACCTGATCGTCATCGATGAAGTGCGCGAGCGTTCGGCGCATTTCATCAATCTGGGAACACCCCATCGGCACATCGTGCCCGTCGCCTTTTACGGCGTGCACTGA
- a CDS encoding ethanolamine ammonia-lyase has protein sequence MSLTELQHIRLPAVPAERGYSTRVLDREIAFSSLKAVLGAADISKAGDRVAGLAAADEITREAARKVLSELTLDHYFQHPLTDRHGRIDSVMQVNYDIDHGVFDEIAPLTLGALKDRLLRSHGTEIRRIGTALTGVMAAALAKLLDVHELILLSKKLKSGAAAKARTLVGLPGTLSSRLQPNHPTDNLSGITLLVYTGLSMGSGDALIGLNPAIDTVENISATLHHLDKLRRETGAPTQICVLSHIKTQLACLDQGAPVEIMFQSLAGTERTLTDEFDVTVQLLDQAWQTMAERGPLREVAENFMYFETGQGSELTYGKHEGIDMATCEALCYGLARRYRPYMVNNVTGFIGPETHLDNFEMTYSCLQDQFMGKLLGLPMGMAPCYTLHSQVTLEGQQMATELLTAAGANFFMDVYLSTDRMLAYFDTSAHDNQTLREVHDLAPAPEYLRWALGKGIFQEDAHGNVERGPNWGNPRIFCASDIDFQRLLESTPATYGFDNAGPRPANRVSRTVRANLAVAREAIYVDLRPAEIAAIALRELRTAAPDKLAHLQDPELGARLTEEVLQRLQPEYNDVQIVISDGLSAEAIHHNIPELLPVLLDGLQSRELRIGQPILAPYGRVKLAESVGEALQPQLIIVLIGERPGGDALASRSMSAYLGYRLPDDQARRAAAQFSGNPDIRYEYTVISNIYRGGLPPLEGGSLVAEKAFAILQHRAAGNRLENLLKKVAS, from the coding sequence ATGTCACTCACCGAACTGCAGCACATCCGCCTTCCCGCCGTCCCGGCCGAGCGTGGCTACAGCACCCGGGTGCTGGATCGCGAGATCGCCTTCAGCAGCCTCAAGGCGGTGCTCGGCGCCGCCGACATCAGCAAGGCCGGCGACCGGGTGGCAGGGCTCGCGGCGGCTGATGAAATCACCCGCGAGGCGGCGCGCAAGGTGCTCTCCGAGCTGACCCTGGATCACTACTTCCAGCATCCGCTGACCGATCGCCACGGGCGCATCGACAGCGTCATGCAGGTCAACTACGACATCGACCACGGCGTCTTCGACGAGATCGCCCCACTGACCCTGGGCGCCCTGAAAGATCGCCTGCTGCGCAGCCACGGCACCGAAATACGCCGTATCGGCACGGCCCTGACCGGGGTGATGGCGGCGGCCCTGGCCAAGCTGCTGGATGTGCACGAGCTGATCCTGCTGTCGAAAAAACTCAAGAGCGGCGCGGCGGCCAAGGCCCGCACCCTGGTGGGCCTGCCCGGCACCCTGTCGTCACGGTTGCAGCCCAACCATCCCACCGACAACCTCAGCGGCATCACCTTGCTGGTCTACACCGGGCTGAGCATGGGCTCGGGGGATGCGTTGATCGGCCTCAATCCGGCCATCGACACCGTGGAGAACATCAGCGCCACCCTGCACCACCTGGACAAGTTGCGCCGGGAAACCGGGGCGCCGACGCAGATCTGCGTGCTCTCCCACATCAAGACCCAACTGGCCTGCCTCGACCAGGGCGCGCCGGTGGAGATCATGTTCCAGAGCCTGGCCGGCACCGAACGCACCCTGACCGACGAATTCGACGTCACCGTGCAGTTGCTCGACCAGGCCTGGCAGACCATGGCCGAACGCGGCCCGCTGCGGGAGGTGGCGGAAAACTTCATGTACTTCGAGACCGGCCAGGGCAGCGAGCTGACCTACGGCAAGCACGAGGGCATCGACATGGCCACCTGCGAGGCCCTGTGCTACGGGCTGGCCCGGCGTTATCGACCGTACATGGTGAACAACGTCACCGGCTTCATCGGCCCGGAAACCCACCTCGACAACTTCGAGATGACCTACTCCTGCTTGCAGGACCAGTTCATGGGCAAGCTGCTGGGGCTGCCCATGGGCATGGCGCCCTGCTACACCCTGCACTCCCAGGTGACCCTGGAAGGCCAGCAGATGGCCACCGAACTGCTGACCGCCGCCGGCGCCAACTTCTTCATGGACGTGTACCTGAGCACCGATCGCATGCTCGCCTACTTTGACACCAGCGCCCACGACAACCAGACCCTGCGCGAAGTCCACGACCTGGCACCGGCCCCGGAATACCTGCGCTGGGCCCTGGGCAAGGGGATTTTCCAGGAGGATGCCCACGGCAACGTGGAGCGCGGGCCGAACTGGGGCAATCCGAGGATCTTCTGCGCGTCGGACATCGACTTCCAGCGCCTGCTGGAATCCACCCCGGCCACCTACGGCTTCGACAACGCCGGCCCGCGGCCGGCCAACAGGGTGTCGCGCACGGTGCGGGCCAACCTGGCGGTGGCCCGGGAAGCGATCTACGTCGACCTGCGCCCCGCCGAAATCGCCGCCATCGCTCTGCGCGAGCTGCGCACCGCGGCCCCGGACAAGCTGGCTCACCTGCAAGACCCGGAACTGGGGGCGCGGCTGACCGAGGAGGTGCTGCAGCGCCTGCAACCGGAATACAACGATGTGCAGATCGTGATTTCCGACGGCCTCAGCGCCGAAGCCATCCACCACAACATTCCCGAACTGCTGCCGGTGCTGCTGGATGGCCTGCAGAGCCGCGAGCTGCGCATCGGCCAGCCGATCCTCGCGCCCTATGGCCGGGTCAAGCTGGCGGAATCGGTGGGCGAAGCGCTGCAACCGCAACTGATCATCGTGCTGATCGGCGAGCGCCCCGGCGGTGATGCCCTGGCCTCGCGCAGCATGTCCGCCTACCTGGGCTACCGCCTGCCGGACGACCAGGCCCGCCGCGCCGCCGCGCAGTTCAGCGGCAACCCGGACATTCGCTACGAATACACCGTGATCTCGAACATCTACCGCGGTGGCCTGCCACCGCTGGAAGGCGGCAGCCTGGTGGCGGAAAAGGCCTTTGCCATCCTCCAGCACAGGGCTGCCGGCAACCGCCTGGAAAACCTGCTGAAGAAGGTGGCATCCTGA
- a CDS encoding ethanolamine ammonia-lyase subunit EutB: MAQFSHSVGSQTYRFDSLKDVMAKASPARSGDFLAGVAALNDGERVAAQMTLADIPLKHFLEEVLIPYETDEVTRLIIDSHDKQAFATVSHLTVGGFRDWLLSDAADEQSLRALAPGLTPEMAAAVSKIMRVQDLVLVAQKIRVVTKFRGTLGLRGRLSTRLQPNHPTDEPAGIAASILDGLLYGNGDAMIGINPATDSIASICAMLEMLDAIIQRYEIPTQACVLTHVTTSIEAINRGVPLDLVFQSIAGTEAANASFGINLNVLKEGYEAGLSLNRGPLGQNLMYFETGQGSALSANAHFGVDQQTCETRAYAVARHFKPFLVNTVVGFIGPEYLYNGKQIIRAGLEDHFCGKLLGVPMGCDICYTNHAEADQDDMDTLLTLLGVAGINFIMGIPGSDDIMLNYQTTSFHDALYARQTLGLKPAPEFEQWLARTGIFTQADGKVHFGNNLPPAFRQALAQLG; this comes from the coding sequence ATGGCCCAATTTTCCCACAGCGTAGGTTCTCAGACCTATCGCTTCGACAGCCTCAAGGACGTCATGGCCAAGGCCAGCCCGGCCCGTTCCGGCGACTTTCTGGCCGGGGTTGCCGCCCTCAACGACGGCGAGCGGGTCGCCGCCCAGATGACCCTGGCGGACATCCCCTTGAAGCACTTTCTCGAAGAGGTGCTGATTCCCTACGAAACCGACGAAGTCACCCGGCTGATCATCGACAGCCATGACAAACAGGCCTTCGCCACGGTCAGCCACCTGACCGTGGGCGGCTTTCGCGACTGGCTGCTCAGCGACGCCGCCGACGAGCAGAGCCTGCGGGCCCTGGCCCCAGGCCTGACCCCGGAGATGGCCGCCGCGGTGTCGAAGATCATGCGCGTGCAGGACCTGGTGCTGGTGGCGCAGAAGATTCGCGTGGTGACAAAGTTTCGCGGCACCCTGGGCCTGCGCGGGCGCCTGTCCACCCGCCTGCAGCCCAACCACCCCACCGATGAGCCGGCGGGCATTGCCGCAAGCATTCTCGACGGCCTGCTGTACGGCAACGGCGACGCCATGATCGGCATCAACCCGGCCACCGACAGCATCGCCTCGATCTGCGCCATGCTGGAAATGCTCGACGCCATCATCCAGCGCTACGAAATCCCGACCCAGGCCTGCGTGCTGACCCACGTCACCACTTCCATCGAAGCCATCAACCGCGGCGTGCCCCTGGACCTGGTGTTCCAGTCGATTGCCGGCACCGAAGCGGCCAACGCCAGTTTCGGCATCAACCTCAACGTGCTCAAGGAAGGCTACGAAGCGGGCCTGAGCCTGAACCGCGGCCCCCTCGGGCAGAACCTGATGTACTTCGAGACCGGCCAGGGCAGCGCCCTGTCGGCCAACGCCCACTTCGGCGTCGACCAGCAAACCTGCGAGACCCGCGCCTACGCCGTGGCCCGGCATTTCAAGCCGTTCCTGGTGAACACCGTGGTCGGCTTCATCGGCCCGGAATACCTATACAACGGCAAGCAGATCATCCGCGCCGGGCTGGAAGATCACTTCTGCGGCAAGCTGCTGGGCGTGCCCATGGGTTGCGACATCTGCTACACCAACCACGCCGAGGCCGACCAGGACGACATGGACACCCTGCTGACCCTGCTGGGCGTGGCCGGGATCAACTTCATCATGGGCATCCCCGGCTCCGACGACATCATGCTCAACTACCAGACCACGTCCTTCCACGACGCGCTCTACGCCCGCCAGACCCTCGGCCTGAAACCCGCCCCCGAATTCGAGCAGTGGCTGGCCAGGACCGGCATCTTCACCCAGGCCGATGGCAAGGTGCATTTCGGCAACAACCTGCCGCCGGCGTTCCGCCAGGCGCTGGCCCAGTTGGGATAA